The Gammaproteobacteria bacterium genome includes a region encoding these proteins:
- the waaA gene encoding lipid IV(A) 3-deoxy-D-manno-octulosonic acid transferase, whose amino-acid sequence MMMRLYTLLLRLLVPFITLRLYWRGFRNRGYWQRIPERFGRIPPIRALRVLWLHAVSVGEARAAAPLIKALAARYPEHRVLVTTMTPTGSEQVQALFGDDVAHCYVPYDLPGAVRRFLDQARPDIAIMMETELWPNIFRECRARSIPIVVANMRISESAFQRYLKVQRMTAATLAQAAVLAAQSQADADRLQQLGAPAASIHVTGSIKFDVNLSASLREAAELLRGEWGRIRPVWLAASTHEGEEELILQARAQLNARFPNQLLVLVPRHPERFGAVARLAKRQGCRVALRSERTMIDSSVDVLIGDTMGELQLFYGAVDVAYVGGSLVPTGGHNVLEAAAVGTPTVFGPHMFNFVDIARLTLERGAGTQVANVEQLAPALADFLGNANRRFEAGEAGKRLIEENRGALARTLKLIETLLPPANSREITT is encoded by the coding sequence ATGATGATGCGGCTTTACACCTTATTGCTGCGCTTGTTGGTTCCGTTCATCACGCTCCGGCTCTATTGGCGCGGCTTTCGCAATCGCGGTTATTGGCAGCGTATTCCCGAGCGTTTCGGTCGCATTCCGCCGATACGTGCTTTGCGGGTGTTGTGGCTGCACGCTGTTTCCGTCGGCGAAGCGCGCGCGGCGGCGCCGCTGATTAAGGCGCTGGCGGCGCGTTATCCGGAGCATCGCGTACTGGTGACCACCATGACGCCAACCGGCTCGGAGCAAGTGCAAGCGCTGTTCGGCGACGATGTCGCCCATTGCTACGTGCCGTACGATTTGCCCGGTGCAGTCAGGCGTTTTTTGGATCAGGCGCGACCCGATATCGCCATCATGATGGAGACCGAGCTCTGGCCGAATATTTTCCGCGAATGCCGGGCGCGCTCGATTCCGATCGTGGTGGCGAACATGCGCATCTCCGAATCGGCGTTCCAGCGTTACCTAAAAGTGCAGCGCATGACCGCCGCGACCTTGGCGCAAGCCGCGGTGTTGGCGGCGCAATCGCAAGCGGACGCCGATCGCCTGCAGCAATTGGGTGCGCCGGCGGCGTCGATTCATGTGACTGGCAGCATCAAATTCGACGTGAACTTGTCGGCCAGTTTGCGCGAGGCGGCCGAGCTGTTGCGCGGCGAGTGGGGCCGCATTCGACCGGTATGGCTCGCGGCCAGCACCCACGAAGGCGAGGAGGAGTTAATTTTGCAGGCACGCGCGCAACTCAATGCGCGCTTTCCTAACCAGTTGCTCGTGCTAGTCCCGCGTCATCCAGAGCGCTTCGGCGCCGTCGCCCGTTTGGCGAAGCGGCAAGGTTGTCGCGTGGCGCTGCGCAGCGAGCGCACGATGATCGATTCGTCGGTGGATGTCTTGATCGGCGACACCATGGGCGAGCTGCAATTGTTTTACGGCGCGGTCGACGTCGCTTATGTCGGCGGCAGCCTGGTACCCACCGGCGGACACAACGTACTCGAAGCCGCCGCTGTCGGCACGCCCACGGTCTTCGGTCCGCACATGTTCAACTTCGTCGACATCGCTCGGCTCACGCTCGAGCGCGGCGCCGGTACGCAGGTTGCCAATGTCGAACAGCTCGCGCCGGCGCTCGCCGATTTCCTCGGTAACGCCAACCGCCGATTCGAGGCGGGCGAGGCCGGCAAGCGCTTGATCGAAGAGAACCGCGGCGCATTGGCGCGCACGCTGAAACTGATCGAAACGCTGTTACCGCCCGCCAATAGCCGCGAAATTACCACATAA
- a CDS encoding sulfurtransferase: MIQPIAAQQLQEWLARDSEQPVVLDVREAWELQKCALPQATHIPMGQIPARVGELDKNADIVVMCHHGMRSFQVANYLARVGFGKVYNLTGGIHAWATQVDPNMAKY; the protein is encoded by the coding sequence ATGATTCAACCCATTGCCGCCCAACAATTACAAGAATGGCTCGCTCGCGACAGCGAGCAACCGGTCGTGCTGGATGTTCGCGAAGCGTGGGAACTGCAGAAGTGTGCGCTGCCGCAAGCGACGCATATTCCGATGGGGCAGATTCCGGCGCGCGTCGGCGAGCTCGACAAGAACGCCGATATCGTCGTCATGTGTCATCACGGCATGCGCAGCTTTCAAGTCGCGAACTACTTGGCGCGTGTCGGCTTTGGCAAGGTCTACAACTTAACGGGCGGGATTCACGCTTGGGCGACGCAAGTCGATCCCAATATGGCGAAATACTAA
- a CDS encoding protein-L-isoaspartate O-methyltransferase → MNLTISRRKMLDQQIRPWDVREERLLSIIAGSPREDYMLPEHRNLAYVDMSLPIGFDQVTMAPKLEARLIQSLDLTSKDKVLEIGTGSGYVTALLAQLANHVHSVEIIPALAQQAKKKLAEHNIRNVTIEIGDAARGWAKHAPYDAIFVGGSLPLPPDAIKEQLAPGARMVVIVGRTPAMDARRIARVAHGWDEESMFETVVPALVNAPEPAKFIF, encoded by the coding sequence ATGAACTTAACAATCTCCCGCCGCAAAATGTTGGATCAGCAGATTCGACCATGGGATGTCCGCGAGGAACGCCTGCTCAGTATCATCGCCGGCTCGCCGCGCGAGGACTACATGTTGCCGGAGCATCGCAACCTCGCTTACGTCGACATGAGTCTACCGATCGGCTTCGATCAAGTGACGATGGCACCGAAGCTCGAAGCGCGGTTGATACAGTCGTTGGATCTCACATCGAAAGATAAGGTGCTCGAAATCGGCACCGGCAGCGGATACGTTACCGCCCTATTGGCGCAGCTTGCCAACCACGTGCACAGCGTTGAAATCATTCCCGCGCTGGCGCAACAGGCGAAGAAGAAGCTCGCCGAGCACAACATCCGTAACGTAACGATCGAAATCGGCGACGCTGCGCGCGGTTGGGCGAAGCATGCGCCCTATGATGCGATCTTCGTCGGTGGCTCGTTGCCGTTACCGCCCGACGCCATCAAAGAACAGCTCGCCCCCGGCGCACGCATGGTTGTCATCGTCGGTCGCACACCGGCGATGGACGCGCGGCGGATTGCGCGAGTCGCGCATGGTTGGGACGAAGAGTCGATGTTCGAGACGGTCGTGCCAGCGTTAGTCAATGCGCCCGAACCCGCGAAGTTTATTTTTTAA
- the thiC gene encoding phosphomethylpyrimidine synthase ThiC, with the protein MSAIPKDFIKKAAALSDEATRPYPNSRKIYITGSRPDIRVGMREVQQTSTHTSATPEENPPISIYDTSGPYTDPTATIDLLKGLSALRERWIEERNDTEILPDLTSHYGRTRHADPALASLRFEHIRKPRRAKQGGNVTQMHYARKGMITSEMEYIAIRETLRLNELRHDPRYKLLLKQHRGLHFGASIPDAITPEFVRAEVARGRAIIPANINHPELEPMIIGRNFLVKINTNIGNSAVSSSIEEEVEKMVWSARWGGDTLMDLSTGKNIHETREWILRNAPMPIGTVPIYQALEKVNGKAEDLTWEIYRDTLIEQAEQGVDYFTVHAGVRLKYVPLTANRLTGIVSRGGSIMAKWCLAHHQESFLYTHFDEICDIMKAYDVSFSLGDGLRPGSIADANDDAQFAELETLGELTKIAWQHDVQVMIEGPGHVPMQLIKENMEKELRDCYEAPFYTLGPLTTDIAPGYDHITSGIGAAQIGWYGTAMLCYVTPKEHLGLPDKQDVRDGIITYKIAAHAADLAKGHPGAQLRDNALSKARFEFRWEDQFNLGLDPEKAKEFHDQTLPQDGAKLAHFCSMCGPHFCSMKITQDVRDYAASQGIAAEDALHKGMEDKAVEFKNTGAEIYKRA; encoded by the coding sequence ATGAGCGCCATTCCCAAAGACTTTATTAAGAAAGCCGCGGCCCTATCCGACGAAGCCACGCGCCCATACCCTAACTCGCGCAAGATCTACATCACCGGCTCGCGCCCGGACATTCGCGTCGGCATGCGTGAAGTGCAGCAGACTTCCACGCACACATCGGCGACACCGGAAGAAAATCCGCCTATCTCTATATATGACACCTCCGGCCCCTACACCGACCCGACCGCGACCATCGACCTACTAAAAGGTCTATCCGCGTTGCGCGAACGGTGGATCGAAGAGCGCAACGACACCGAAATCCTGCCCGACCTGACGTCGCACTACGGCCGCACTCGCCACGCCGACCCCGCGCTCGCGTCGCTACGCTTCGAACACATTAGAAAGCCGCGCCGCGCGAAGCAGGGCGGCAACGTTACGCAGATGCACTACGCCCGCAAGGGCATGATCACGTCCGAGATGGAATACATCGCCATCCGCGAAACGCTACGCTTAAACGAACTGCGCCACGACCCGCGTTATAAATTGCTGCTCAAGCAACACCGCGGACTACACTTCGGCGCCAGCATTCCCGACGCGATCACGCCCGAATTCGTCCGCGCCGAAGTCGCCCGCGGCCGTGCCATCATCCCCGCGAATATTAATCATCCTGAGCTCGAGCCGATGATCATCGGCCGTAACTTTTTGGTGAAGATCAACACCAACATCGGCAACTCGGCCGTCAGCTCGAGTATCGAAGAGGAAGTCGAAAAGATGGTCTGGTCCGCTCGCTGGGGCGGCGACACGTTGATGGATCTCTCGACCGGCAAGAACATTCACGAAACCCGCGAATGGATCCTGCGCAACGCACCGATGCCTATCGGCACCGTGCCGATCTACCAGGCGCTGGAAAAAGTAAACGGCAAAGCCGAAGACCTGACGTGGGAGATCTACCGCGACACCTTGATCGAACAAGCCGAGCAAGGCGTCGACTACTTCACCGTCCATGCCGGCGTGCGTTTGAAATACGTGCCGCTCACCGCCAATCGTTTAACCGGCATCGTCAGCCGCGGCGGCTCGATCATGGCCAAGTGGTGCCTCGCGCATCACCAGGAAAGTTTTCTGTACACGCACTTCGACGAGATCTGCGACATCATGAAGGCCTACGACGTCAGCTTCTCGCTCGGCGACGGCCTGCGCCCCGGCTCCATCGCCGACGCCAACGACGACGCCCAATTCGCCGAGCTCGAAACCTTAGGCGAGCTAACCAAGATTGCCTGGCAACACGACGTCCAGGTAATGATCGAAGGCCCGGGTCACGTCCCCATGCAGCTGATTAAAGAAAACATGGAGAAGGAATTGCGCGACTGCTATGAAGCGCCGTTCTATACGCTTGGCCCCCTGACGACGGACATCGCTCCCGGCTACGACCACATCACCAGCGGCATCGGCGCCGCCCAGATCGGCTGGTACGGCACCGCGATGCTTTGCTACGTCACGCCGAAGGAGCATCTCGGTTTACCCGATAAGCAAGACGTACGAGACGGCATCATCACCTACAAAATCGCCGCCCACGCCGCCGACCTCGCCAAAGGCCACCCCGGCGCACAATTGCGCGACAACGCGTTATCGAAGGCGCGGTTCGAGTTTCGCTGGGAAGACCAATTCAACCTTGGCCTCGATCCGGAGAAGGCGAAGGAATTTCACGATCAGACGTTGCCGCAGGACGGCGCAAAGCTAGCGCACTTCTGCAGCATGTGCGGCCCGCACTTTTGCTCGATGAAGATTACGCAAGACGTTCGCGATTATGCCGCCAGCCAAGGCATCGCCGCAGAAGATGCATTACACAAAGGCATGGAAGACAAGGCCGTCGAATTCAAGAACACCGGCGCCGAGATCTACAAACGCGCCTGA
- a CDS encoding YecA family protein: protein MQTTADFTNVQADRLALFLADPQRPEGTMSYFELAGFLFAIASSPEIVPSPDWVSLIFDDQDPNYESLDQTNEILGAFVAFYNSIHQQVVEECPTLPANCELRSPAIENLVNDAPLGQWAKGFSIGHDYLENIWDEYAPDEIDEEFGSILLALSFFSNRELAQAYIEEAEVEGVTLEQMAAEILDILPDAMKNYALLGQAIHQAILEQASEPTTGKQ, encoded by the coding sequence ATGCAAACGACAGCCGATTTCACCAACGTCCAAGCCGATCGCTTGGCCCTGTTCTTAGCTGATCCGCAACGTCCCGAGGGGACCATGAGCTATTTCGAGCTCGCCGGATTTTTATTTGCCATCGCCAGCTCGCCAGAGATAGTGCCGTCGCCAGATTGGGTATCGCTGATATTCGATGATCAAGACCCCAACTATGAAAGCCTGGACCAGACGAACGAAATTCTTGGGGCATTCGTGGCGTTTTATAACTCGATCCATCAGCAAGTCGTCGAAGAGTGCCCGACGCTGCCGGCGAATTGCGAGCTCCGCTCCCCGGCAATCGAAAATCTCGTCAACGATGCGCCACTGGGCCAATGGGCGAAAGGCTTTAGCATTGGTCACGATTATCTGGAAAACATTTGGGACGAGTACGCACCCGATGAGATCGACGAGGAGTTTGGTTCTATCCTGCTGGCGTTGAGCTTTTTTTCCAACCGAGAATTGGCGCAGGCGTATATAGAAGAGGCCGAAGTCGAAGGGGTCACCCTAGAGCAAATGGCGGCCGAGATACTCGATATTCTCCCCGACGCCATGAAGAACTACGCCCTCCTGGGGCAAGCCATCCATCAGGCCATCCTCGAACAAGCAAGCGAGCCAACCACCGGCAAGCAGTGA
- a CDS encoding helix-turn-helix domain-containing protein: MDYVTRTPKQLAQALKAHRAISKASQQDVGRRVGLLPKTISALESTPERSSVESLFKLLSALGLELVLREKTAVQKSSEKSEW; this comes from the coding sequence GTGGATTACGTCACAAGAACCCCAAAGCAGCTGGCGCAAGCATTAAAAGCACATCGAGCTATTAGCAAAGCTTCCCAGCAAGATGTGGGTCGGCGAGTGGGGCTGTTACCAAAAACTATTTCCGCACTTGAATCCACTCCTGAACGAAGCTCGGTGGAAAGTCTCTTCAAGTTGTTGTCCGCACTCGGCTTGGAGCTTGTTCTGCGTGAAAAGACAGCCGTTCAGAAATCTTCCGAAAAGTCGGAGTGGTAG
- a CDS encoding type II toxin-antitoxin system HipA family toxin, translated as MNGALVGYWDVDARGRHVFRYAQTWLERKEARPLSLSMPLQPPDVPYVGEVVTSFFDNLLTDSQEIRRRIQARFGTSSTNAFDLLTQVGRDCVGAVQLLPPDTEPRNIKRIESEPLTNAKVAQLLRETVTGPVLGQRDDDAFRISLAGMQEKTAFLWRNGRWHRPLGSTPTTHIFKLPLGRVGNLSVDLSASIENEWLCAQIMGAYGLRVAKCEIDIFEDQRVLVVERFDRRLSRSGKWWLRLPQEDMCQATATSPGQKYESDGGPGIRDIMSLLLGARDPLTDRREFFKAQVLFWLLAAPDGHAKNFSVHIAAQGEYSLTPIYDVISVYPVMGRGANKIAPEKLKMAMAVHGRSRHYRWSAMLRRHWLDAARECNFSEYVEGVISSIVERTPSVVAQVSAKLPAGFPEEVAASVFHGLQEAVNKLEANTAGK; from the coding sequence ATGAACGGAGCGCTCGTCGGTTACTGGGATGTTGATGCGCGAGGTCGTCACGTGTTCCGCTATGCGCAAACCTGGCTAGAACGAAAGGAAGCACGGCCGTTGTCGTTATCCATGCCACTACAACCGCCTGACGTACCTTACGTAGGCGAAGTGGTTACCTCCTTTTTTGACAATCTCCTTACCGACAGCCAAGAGATCCGCCGCCGTATTCAAGCTCGCTTTGGCACATCATCAACCAACGCATTCGATCTCTTAACCCAAGTCGGACGCGATTGTGTGGGCGCCGTACAGCTCCTGCCGCCCGATACCGAGCCAAGAAATATCAAGCGAATTGAAAGTGAGCCTTTGACGAATGCCAAGGTTGCCCAGCTACTACGGGAAACGGTAACGGGGCCGGTTCTCGGGCAGCGAGACGATGATGCATTTCGTATTTCGCTAGCCGGCATGCAGGAAAAAACAGCGTTCTTGTGGCGCAACGGTCGTTGGCATCGACCGCTGGGATCAACGCCGACGACGCACATTTTTAAGCTGCCGCTTGGACGCGTGGGCAATCTTAGCGTCGATCTAAGCGCGTCGATCGAGAACGAATGGCTTTGTGCTCAGATTATGGGTGCCTATGGGCTTCGCGTTGCTAAATGCGAAATTGACATTTTCGAGGATCAGCGCGTGTTAGTCGTCGAGCGATTTGACAGGCGTCTCTCACGTAGTGGCAAGTGGTGGTTACGGTTGCCTCAAGAAGATATGTGCCAAGCAACAGCGACATCACCTGGGCAAAAATATGAGTCGGATGGAGGACCAGGGATTCGCGACATCATGTCGCTACTGCTAGGTGCCCGAGACCCTTTGACAGATCGCCGTGAATTCTTCAAAGCCCAAGTTCTTTTCTGGCTCTTAGCCGCACCCGACGGCCACGCGAAAAACTTCAGTGTCCACATCGCCGCTCAGGGCGAGTATTCTCTCACTCCAATATACGATGTGATATCGGTTTATCCGGTAATGGGTCGTGGTGCAAACAAGATTGCTCCAGAGAAACTGAAGATGGCGATGGCCGTTCATGGCAGAAGCCGGCACTATCGCTGGTCGGCAATGCTACGTCGTCATTGGTTAGACGCCGCGCGGGAGTGTAATTTTTCCGAGTATGTTGAAGGAGTCATTTCGAGCATTGTTGAACGGACTCCTTCGGTGGTCGCGCAAGTGTCTGCAAAACTACCAGCTGGATTTCCGGAAGAAGTAGCTGCATCAGTGTTTCACGGACTCCAGGAGGCGGTTAATAAATTAGAGGCAAATACGGCAGGGAAGTGA